The following DNA comes from Gloeocapsa sp. DLM2.Bin57.
GAGCGTTTTACGCACTATAGAAACAGAAAATATCCTGCAAAATGTTCAACAACGAGGAGAACAATTGCGCACCCGCTTAAGAGCGATCGCCATGAAATACCCTCAATTGTGTAAAGAAGTTCGCGGTTGGGGTCTAATTAATGGTTTAGAATTGCATTCTGATAGTAAGATTACTTCTATTGATGTGGTAAAAGCAGCTATGACCGAAGGATTATTATTAGCTCCGGCAGGTCCAACAGTTGTACGCTTTGTACCCCCATTAATAGTTAGTTCCGAGGAGGTAGAGGAAGCAGCGGTTAAATTGGAGCGAGCGATCGCCGCGACATTGTAATCTGATTGGGGGTGGTTTTTCTGAGCTTCCCCCTGTATGCTAAATCTTAAAAATTATTGGCGTGAGGAGTTTAATTGATGAATTTACGTGACAATGCCTTAGAAATCTTAAAAGAAACCAGTAGAACCTTTTATATACCTATTTCTCGTTTACCGTCAGAGTTGTTAGAAGCGGTTGCTTCAGCTTATCTCTGTATGCGAGCGATCGATGAGATAGAAGATCATCCTACCTTAAATAATCTCACTAAAGCTAAATTATTACGTCGTCTTAGTTTAAATTTACAAGCTAGTTCTGAACATTACCACTTAGAAAATTTTACCGCAGGATTAACTACAGATGAGGATAACTTACCTGAAGTAAGTCTGCGCCTCGGGGAATGGTGTTTATTAGCTCCTCAGACTATAGCTCCTAGAATTTGGGACGCTACCGCAGCCATGGCGGATCGCATGGCTTATTGGTCTGAGCGTAATTGGTATATCGAAACCGAAGGAGATTTAGATAGTTATACTTTTAGTGTAGCAGGTGCAGTAGGTTTATTGCTATGTGATTTATGGGCTTGGTATAATAATACTCAAACTAATCGTATGTACGCAGTTGGTTTTGGTCGAGGTTTACAGTCGGTAAATATTTTACGCAATCACCGCGAAGACAAAGCTAGAGGTGTACATTTCTTCCCTCATAATTGGGATATTAAACAAATGGAGGCTTATGCACGTCGTAATTTATATCTAGCTGATTGTTATACTAAATCATTACCGCCTGGACCTGTGCTAGATTTTTGTCAAATTCCTTTAGCTTTAGCTCATGGTACACTAGAAGTTATGGCTCTTGGTCAAGAAAAACTCACCCGCAGCGATGTTTTAGCTTTAGTTGAAAAGGCTTCGAGTAGTTTGGCTTGGAATTCAGAAGCTGTATAACTAATCGGGCGCTTTTAATAAGCGCCCACGAAATTGTTAAACTAAAATCAGTTCAATAATTTATTAAGAGTTCTCTAAGCTATGTCAACATCTAAAGTATCTCTGAACTCACGCTATCTCAAAGCAAGATTAAAACGGTTTACTCGTCCTTTATTTTTAACTTCTCTAGGGGTAATTTCTTTTTTTAGTTTTTGTGTGTGGGAATATTCTCGTAATCCGGAATGGCGATCGGCTAGTCTTGATTTAAATAATGCTCCTTCTACTACTGAAGCGGGATTTTCTGAAATTATTGCTCAACAGTCAGAAAACACCGAAGTTGTTAACTACGAACAACCTACCTTAAATATGACTTCTCAACAGCCAGGATTCTTAGAACAATGGTTAGAAGCAAAAAGGGCTGAATCAAGTAGTAATTTTTATCAACCTTTAAGCACTACTAATCAAACTCAAGTTACTACTAGTCGAGGTAATTATTCACCAGAACAAGTTTTACAAAACCCTAGAGTGCAAGAATATCGTACCTTGCTCAAGAATAATTCAGCAAGTGCTAGTACTGAAGATGCAGAGCAGCTGCAGTTGGTTACTTCTACGAGTACAAGAAATAGAACTCCTCGCTTGACGGTTTTAGATGCAGCTATGTTACGCATTAATGGGAGAGGAAGACAACAAAACCAACCTGTAGATAATCAACTCACAGCACAAAATACACCTACTGGTCCTTCTGGATATA
Coding sequences within:
- a CDS encoding phytoene/squalene synthase family protein, giving the protein MNLRDNALEILKETSRTFYIPISRLPSELLEAVASAYLCMRAIDEIEDHPTLNNLTKAKLLRRLSLNLQASSEHYHLENFTAGLTTDEDNLPEVSLRLGEWCLLAPQTIAPRIWDATAAMADRMAYWSERNWYIETEGDLDSYTFSVAGAVGLLLCDLWAWYNNTQTNRMYAVGFGRGLQSVNILRNHREDKARGVHFFPHNWDIKQMEAYARRNLYLADCYTKSLPPGPVLDFCQIPLALAHGTLEVMALGQEKLTRSDVLALVEKASSSLAWNSEAV